agggtcttgagatccagcgcCCCTCCTTGGGCTCCGCAATCAGCAgaaagtcggcttgagattctctctccctctctctccccccggccaccatgctctctcactctttctctaaaataaataaataaatcttttttaaaaaaagccttagTTTATCCTGCATTCCTATCTACTAGCTCTTATATCTGAATGCATTTTCAATGTTCATGTTTATTTGGTATACCAGGTTTTTTCTAGAATATTATTTTGCTCCCCTGTGTGACTGTAAATTCTTTAAAGGCAGAGACAATATctcatatatctttttattttaacagcaCCCAATATGGGTGTATACAGGTGTTTAAGAGCATAAAAATGACTGACTAAACCACTGGAATGGGGGGAAGTTGCGCAATCTCAGACCCAGCAGGGGAGAGGTCATTAAATCCCAATCTCTAATCACTGTAATTTAGTACAAGCTTAGTGAGAAAACACCCCTAGCAGGAAACTGATTGGTCAGCCCTGGCTTGTTCTATATTTGTAGTACATCTTGTTCTTGATAGTTTTAGCATGTGTAATCACCTTGTTTTCatattatctttccttttctagTTACTTCTGAGTCTTAATAATCCTCAACTTCGGCCACTACAGATTCAGGTacctcaataattattttaagaatattttttgacTGCTTAGTTCTTAGAGTATTTTGTAGAGAACAAAAtgtttactgatttcatttctgaaatcTCAATTTTTAAGGTTATGAATTTGTCCCACATATTCTAATGACCATTTGTTTGAAGACAAAAGTAAACATTGCAATCCGATTAACacttatttattgaaaacttgGTAAGTGCCAGGCACAAATTCTCACAACTATGAGATAAATTAACTACTTACACAAAGTCATACtcaactgttaaaaaaagaaaggacttaaAACCAGTCTGGCAACTGCAGAAACCATACTCTTTATCCATCTTATTCTGCCCCATATTTTTTATGGCCATTGGGAAGTTGGCATTCTTCATTATATTTGCACAGCTCATAATGTGCCAAGATACCATCCTTTTTTATAATGCAGCATTGGAATTACAGAAATTGTCtacattttgcctttttcttgctTAGGActgattttaaattcttttcaaaatgaaagaaatgcttcctttcttccttttgtgtcCTTCCAGGGCCCATTTAATTCATGGATCCCTCCTTTCTCTGGGATCCTGCAACAGCAGCAGCAAGCTCAAATTCCGGGGCTCTCTCAGTTCTCTTTACCAGCTCTTGACTGGTTTGCTGGACTGTTCCCAAATCAGATACCTTTCCCAGGATGGGTCAGTTTTGCCCAAGGAACCCAGGTGGGACAGCTGGACCCCTCACAGCCTCAACCACCACCGCAGACCCAGCAGGGCCCTAATCATGTAAGTCGGGCCTCTCCCATCCTGTTGTTCtgaggagagagaacacacgcTGAATGTGAAAATGAGTAAGAATCAGctttaaaagaagacagaagtTACTGAGAAAGACTTCTTTCTCATAATTTGCTCTACCATCACTGgaaattcttccttttctgatttctaacatgaaaaataccatttaaatcAGCTCTTCTATCATAGCCACAAGTCAAGAGTGTTAAAAACATGtccaagaaaaaataatcagggaaatttcatcttcaaagaagaaacaatttgCATTAAtgatatacatataatacatgaCCTTTGTTGTCATAGACGTCTTTAATACAATTTATAAATGCATAtggctagggtgcctgggtggctcagttggttaagcgactgccttcagctcaggtcatgatcctggagttccgggatcgagtcccacatcgggctccctccccggcagggagtctgtttctccctctgaccctcttccctctcgtgctctctgtctcttattctctctctctcaaataaataaataaaatctttaaaaaaaaatgcatatggcTAGGTCTAGGAAAAACAGCTCTggaattttatgttaaaaagtcAAGTAtaactggggtgtctgggtggctcagccggttaagcatccaactcctgattttagctcaggtcatgatctcagagtcgtgagatccagccccatgtggggctctgtgctgggcatggagccagcttaagattctctctcctcctcttcctctgcccctccccctgcctgcactaactctctcctctctctctctctctatctctcgctctctaaaaaaaaaaaaagtcaagtataatttttttatatcttttttggcAGGTTATGCCCTATGTGTTCTCCTTCAAAATGCCTCAAGAGCAAGCTCAGGTAAATGAGTAGAATACTATCACTCCTAGAGAGAGATGGCTAACCATAATCTCTATCTAATGCTTTCTTTTATACTTGTAGCGCTGAGTCCTATAGCAGGGCTATGAAAACTGATAGAATTATCATTGTCTAGTGCCACTATTGCTGGGCTGGCATCAGTTTGTTAATGTTAGGCTCACTTAATAATACCTGAAGAAAGGACAGCTAAGGAGAGTCCCCAGAACCCCTGAGTTTCCAGGGCATTACTGTATTGGGAATAAAAGAGCTCGATAAGCTGTAGGTCTTGGTCCCTCTGCATGATGTTTGTACTGGCATTTGGAAACTCAAGAGAAATACCATGGGCTGACTTTGCCTAACCCTAAATTTTGTCTCAGAGGGAGATCATTAAACAGATAAAATATGATATGATGTACAGATAAGAAACACTTGCCACGTTATTTGGCAGTCAGGGCATTCTGCTCAAATTATTACCAGGTTCttgtatattttcaatttaattaccTATTACAATCAAATGGTGGTGATTTCcattaaaccttaaaaaaatgaatgccaACTAGTATTATCATTAGAGTAATATGGAAAACCCTCTCAAGATTAGTTTCACCTAATTAACTTTTAATAGACTAGGTTCAAAGAAATAGGGACATGGATAAATTATTCACTAGCAGAGTACTGACCATTTCATAAAAAGTTACACCACTTGGCTCTCATGTGAtcataattatgtaatttttgtCCCACgctcattataaaataaaagttctagaCATTACCTCATTCTACGCCAGAGCCTTTAGAGAGTAGATACATGGTAAGTGGGATTACTTCATTTTAAGGATCAGGGAACTAAGTCTTAATGAGATTAAATTCCCAACCTTAATGAAAGTAAATAGCTGAGTTGGGATATAACTCTTCATCTTTCCTTAACCActaaaccagtggttctccaCCCTAGCTTTGCATTAGAATCTCTGGTGGTAATTTGGAAAATTACAAATGCCTGAACCCTACTCACACCTAATGAATCAAGACCTGATGAGTAGATCCCAAATAAGATTATCTACTAAAATGCTCAAAAGgtgatttttaattcttaacCAGAAATAAGAACCATTgcataaaatgtatttctcaaactatagttgtttttttaaccCTTATGTTTAATATAGTCTCTTATTTAATTATGCAAAGACACAAAACATACTAAACTCTAGGTACTAGGATCCCCATTTTCTATAAACACATATGCATGTATAGACACACACAGGCATAAATGGAAGCCAATACATGATAATGTGGGTGGTAAAGTTGCAGGTGATTTTATTTGTTCCttgtctatttctggattttccaaATACTCTAAAAAGGCTTAtggattatctttaaaaaatggcaattaTTAAAGGAACACATTCTTGAGAATTCATTCATTATCATAGAACTTCTAATACCATTCCTGCAGTATaatgattcttaaaaaatatagggAAAATGTCCGGTAAGTCAGACATGACTTCTTAAGTATTCGCAAAGTAAACTGTACATAAAGTTTGTATATAAAGTATACAGTTTGTATAAAAAGTCCGCAGTGCCCTTTCTTAAAAGCCTATTATTTCACTACTTCTTTCACGTGTTTGGTCAAGCAACCTTGAAACAAAGTCCAGTATCATGTGCAATATGAGTTATTTCTAAAGTTTGAGAAGGGCTGCTTCACACATTATTTTGTTCATAAAGTTACTAGATATAAACCACAGACCTTTTTAAAAAGGCCTCTACTGATGTAAAGGAAGCTCTTACATACTTCTCTGTTTACAAATAGATGCTTCAGTACTATCCGGTCTACATGCTCCTACCCTGGGAACGATCTCAACAAACAGCCACACAGTCACCTCCACAAATGGGACAGCAGCAATTTGAGGAGCAGGTACTACTGTTTGATTTTAGTCCGACTAGTTCCATCTGAGACTAGAGGAGATACTGTCAGTTTTCAGAGGAGAGAATATCTGAGTATATTTACTGCAAAAGCTCAAAAGCCTGAACTGGTGGTCACAAAAAGATACAGTGCGttccaaacaatgaatcatggaacactacatcaaaaactaacataataaaataaaattaaaaaaaaagatacagtgaATTCTCCTAACATATCACTAATTTGGAAATGCCCAAAGGCTGggttttaaaagaatgaagtcagTGAGTGAACTTCAATAAAATCAGAGGCCAAAAGATGAATCatcttggaaaactttttttctgacttttaaaaagctaCAAGCATCCTTCTTGTCATGTTTACATGTggttattattaagaaaaaaaaatagcttccaTGATGGAAGGCACCTATGATCACTAAATACAATTAGATAACTAATAATTAATATTGAGTTTTGTGGATTTTGTGTACCTACagtatatttttagaattctaaTGTAATTTCAGGTGGGCCATATATAACTAGATTTCTTTTAGTTAGAATGGggaaaaattttaatagtttatcACTGCTCTAAAACTAAAttagagaaaactgaaaattatactttaagtGACTGGTAGTAGTAATTCTAATTAAGTTGTGTtagtttaaagagaaaagaatttcaacctagaaatcatatggtattaaaAAGATGCTTGGtaatttaacaataatttttaCCACCTAGATCATATGAACTttcaaaaaagcatttaatacaatataaatatatatataattttaagtaataatttattacaaaattatgaCAAAATCATCACAGCAAATCTAACCCATTTTCCAAAAATCTGACAGATGCCATTCTACACTCAATTTGGATATATTCCAATACAAGCAGAACCTGTAAGTAATGCatacatttcattgaaaaaaaaaaacacataacttTTGAAACGACTTGCTTCAGAATGTATTAAATCTATCAGCACTCTTCAGCCAAAAACCATTAGGAACACACCCATAGTTGAACAAAATTAGATTTATCTACTCATTGCAATGAGGGAAGACCCACATGGGGAACTGTGGGTATCTTAATAGGAAGATGACTGTTCAAAGGGTCTGGGTTTCTGTCAGGTGATTTTGAGGAgagttaaagaaataatggtcCACTCTGAATTGGGTGTTCTCAAGAAGTGATGGGTAATTCTATGACTGGTAATTAAACAATTCTTACCTAGAAGATAAAGGCAAAGAAGAGTGAGGCAAAGGCTCTGATTTGGTAAAGAAGGAAGAGTTATTCAGATTATCCAGGATATGAGGATGCCTGGAATTTTTGTGGCTTGCATGGTAATCTTCTTTAGACAAGAttacacagttttgttttgttctgttttttcgTCTTATTTCATCGTGTTCAGACTTGACCGTGTCTGATGTCGGTATTCTGTAGGATTGTTAATGTTCAACAGAACACCAGGGCCTAGCAGCAAATGTCCGGTAAGCTCCTGACAACACAAGCAGAGTTGTGTGTCCTGGGTCAGgagctgcttttctctttctcaaatctaaacgattatctttgtttttaagaaactaaaattGAAGAATTTGGGAAGTGTGTAGCTGCCTTGGATGCAAAACcacatattttatagatgaaaaatttagacatttttttcaactttccaATGTTACAGGTTATGCCGGGAGGACAGCAGCAACTAGCCTTAGATCCCCTCCTAGGCACAGCTCTTGAAACTGCTGTGATGGTAAGATCCCTTACCACATTGTGCTCCCAGAGGTCAGCAACTGGGAGCTGACAGGTTCCTGCACTAGTGTTCATTTTAATGGACTTAACTATTATTTTTCCATCAACAATTATTATTCCTTCCACCTATAATCTTTTGCCAGTCAAGATTCAATTTACTcagttcatcaaatatttacttcTCTATAACAGATACACTCCTAGGGACACTCATTTAAAATCAGGTATTATGAGACATCCACATTTGCCGGCATATATTTATAGCCATTCTATGATAGATTATAATCTAAAAAACTAATAAAGTCCTTTACttcttaaataaattctttaccTTGCATATCAATCCTGTTGCTTTATATTCTTCCCAATTTTGACCTTGTATTTGAACCTGTAACTGCTTTGTGTTCTTTCTAATTCTCTATAGTCAGCAGGAGGAGTGATACCATATCTACAAAAAGAAGTAATAAACTTTAAACATGCCAGTGGAGGAATTTTCATTCCTTCAACTTCACAAAAACCCAGTACTACAAATTCTTTTGCTCCTGCTATCGACCCAACTATTACCCCAGAGTTGATGGAAAAGAAGGTAGAGtaatcaaagatttattttatgtaagaaaTTGTTACCtaatggaaaatataaagttAATGCTTAATTTGTAAGACTCAGTCATAGAAATAATAAGTTAATGATATAGTAAAATACATGGCCTTTACCTTAAATAGGGAGGCCAATAATTGATTACTAATAATCAATTAAttagaatataatttaattttgatttaataaGCACTTCTTATGAACGTCCTTTTCTCACTAGGCCAAGATTGATTACTTAAAGGAACCATAAGATGTTGTCCTAATCATTCCGAGTTTTTGGTAGGTATTTGCCAAAAGGCATGCATTAAGTACCATGATACatcctaaattaaaaaagaaaaaaacaaaaactgtcagGGGAACTCATGAAGTGGTCTtaccaaaatcaaacaaacaaacaaaaaaagttagtGCTTATATAGTTCTATAAAGATAATAGTAATCGTGGGACttcaacaactttttaaaaataaaagtaaatttttcagAGTCATGTCTGCCTATGCCATAAATTTGGTATAAACTCTGAAAACACAAGTAGTAAATATACTAGATCCATGTAAAAGATATTTTACAAACACAATATAGAGTCAGTTCTCCTAAAGAATCACTTCACTTTGCAAGCTAGAAGTTTTAACAATGTCAATACATCTGTATTAGACTGGAatgaaataaagtcttaaagtgatttttaaaaaatgcaaaaatcacatggaaatttaaaattccatgacCTTCCTATCAAACATAACCTTAATTAATTACCTGTCCTAATGGGATTGGTTGGCTGTGAGGCTCGTGGGTGTTTGATAGAAGGGCAGGCTGGGATGGCACCAAGAAGTAAAAAACACACACTAAAAAGCAAACAATTTGgcctgaagggaaaaataaaaggcaagggTTTTTTGAAATCTCCTCCCTGCTGCCTatgagtcttttctgattcctacATCTGTGAAAATGAATCCTCAGCattcttcagttaaaaaaaaaaaagtctataaaataTAACCAGAGTGAATAGTTTAGCACCTCTTTAGAAAAGTCTCTTTTATAATATGACATTTTGTACGATGCAAATCAATTCAGGTTATTTAATGAGAAATACTAAAGGATTTCAGTGTAGTATGACCTTCCTTCTATGTGACAACAGTGCCAGAAGTaaagttttctagtttttattaggcattttggaaaatatctagGAAATGTTCCACAAAACAGTCTAATGGTATTAAAATGCACTCCTatcttatttttcagagaaaaagctATGGCAGTGCCCCGGATATCATTTTAGGCTCTTTGCTTCCTCAATGCTAATATCAGTTCtttgaaatacacaaaatactcttctcttgaatttctttttacttataaataatattatactctttaaataagtcatagaaaataatacaattgTATAATAAGTCCTGTCTTtacaaaattatgtttcttttcaaatatcCTACCTTGCATAATCTAGAAAGTAACAACGAGAATAAAGCTAATATCACTGGATCAACTAGATCATTGCATTTATTGTTTATTAAGGATAGCtttggaaaatgagaataaagatACACTGTCATTGGATTTATGAGTGTGGTGATTGTGACTAATGAACTAAAGTATGTACCTTTGACATATCATCTCATTATTACCCCCAGGCCCATTCAGCTAGACTCCTTCTGATGCACTTCCCCTCAGAATCAAAACATTTGGTGGCAGGCATCAAGAAGTGCATGCTCCCAGTAGGACACAGCTACACAGAGAGATGGCTG
The sequence above is a segment of the Zalophus californianus isolate mZalCal1 chromosome 2, mZalCal1.pri.v2, whole genome shotgun sequence genome. Coding sequences within it:
- the ODAM gene encoding odontogenic ameloblast-associated protein; this translates as MRTIILLGLLGATMSAPLIPQHLMSASNSNELLLSLNNPQLRPLQIQGPFNSWIPPFSGILQQQQQAQIPGLSQFSLPALDWFAGLFPNQIPFPGWVSFAQGTQVGQLDPSQPQPPPQTQQGPNHVMPYVFSFKMPQEQAQMLQYYPVYMLLPWERSQQTATQSPPQMGQQQFEEQMPFYTQFGYIPIQAEPVMPGGQQQLALDPLLGTALETAVMSAGGVIPYLQKEVINFKHASGGIFIPSTSQKPSTTNSFAPAIDPTITPELMEKKAKIDYLKEP